A single genomic interval of Lathyrus oleraceus cultivar Zhongwan6 chromosome 7, CAAS_Psat_ZW6_1.0, whole genome shotgun sequence harbors:
- the LOC127105503 gene encoding pectinesterase — protein MQTPMSNHMNNLLFNCFIGYFLFFSLLFVHGKELSCNQTPYPHVCNHYIGTTNTLSTIHSSSFHDTAIKVSMDQAIEAYKLVSIMDLNNFKDNRAKSAWEDCVELYEDTIYQLNRSINSNNFNDKLTWQSASITNHQTCLNGFIDFNLPSHLNYFPSILTNFTKLLSNSLSITNTLASSMPSSLSSSSLSSTKQNGGRRLLSDGFPHWLSGSDRKLLQTTPSADIVVAQDGSGNYKTISEGIAAAKGSGKGRVVIHVKAGVYKENIDIKKTVKNIMIFGDGMDSTIVTANHNAEDGSTTFRSATFAVMGDGFIAKDMTFENTAGPQKHQAVALRSGADHSVFYRCSFKGYQDTLYVYANRQFYRDCNIYGTVDFIFGNAVTVLQNCNILVRKPMGNQQNTVTAQARTDPNENTGIVIHNCRITAAGDLKASQNSVKSYLGRPWQKYSRTVVMKSNIDGVINSQGWAPWSGGFALSTLYYGEYMNVGDGANTNGRVNWSGFHVITNPSEAVKFSVGNFLAGESWISGSGVPFDSGL, from the exons ATGCAAACTCCAATGTCTAATCATATGAATAATCTCTTATTCAATTGTTTCATTGGATATTTTctcttcttttctcttttgtttgtGCATGGTAAAGAATTGTCATGCAATCAAACACCATACCCTCATGTCTGTAACCATTACATTGGAACCACTAATACGCTATCAACCATACATTCTTCTTCCTTTCATGACACTGCAATTAAGGTTAGCATGGACCAAGCTATTGAAGCATACAAACTTGTCTCAATCATGGATTTGAATAATTTCAAAGACAATAGAGCCAAGTCAGCATGGGAAGATTGTGTAGAGCTTTATGAGGATACAATTTATCAACTTAATCGCTCCATAAACTCAAACAATTTCAATGACAAATTAACTTGGCAAAGTGCTTCCATTACCAATCATCAAACTTGTCTAAATGGTTTTATTGATTTCAACCTCCCCTCTCACTTAAACTACTTCCCTTCCATCTTAACCAACTTTACTAAATTGCTTAGCAATTCCTTGTCCATTACCAACACTCTAGCTTCTTCGATGCCGTCTTCATTATCGTCCTCCTCGTTGTCAAGCACAAAACAAAATGGTGGGAGAAGGTTGTTATCAGATGGATTTCCACATTGGCTTTCCGGTTCAGATAGAAAGCTTCTGCAAACGACACCAAgtgctgatattgtggtggcaCAAGATGGAAGTGGAAACTATAAGACAATCTCAGAGGGCATAGCAGCTGCTAAGGGAAGTGGAAAAGGAAGAGTTGTGATTCATGTGAAAGCAGGTGTATATAAAGAGAACATTGATATAAAGAAGACAGTGAAGAATATAATGATATTTGGAGATGGAATGGATTCCACCATTGTTACCGCTAATCATAACGCAGAAGATGGTTCTACTACTTTCCGTTCAGCTACTTTTG CTGTTATGGGAGATGGTTTCATAGCAAAAGATATGACCTTCGAGAATACTGCCGGACCACAAAAACACCAGGCGGTGGCTCTCCGTTCTGGCGCCGATCACTCCGTTTTCTACCGATGTTCCTTCAAAGGCTATCAGGACACTCTATACGTCTATGCCAACCGTCAATTCTACCGTGACTGTAACATCTACGGAACAGTCGATTTCATCTTTGGCAACGCCGTTACAGTTCTTCAAAACTGCAACATCTTAGTTAGGAAACCTATGGGCAACCAACAGAACACCGTAACGGCACAGGCAAGAACAGATCCAAACGAGAATACCGGAATTGTGATCCATAACTGCCGTATAACCGCTGCTGGTGATTTGAAAGCATCTCAAAATTCGGTAAAAAGTTATCTAGGAAGACCGTGGCAGAAGTATTCAAGAACGGTAGTTATGAAAAGTAACATTGATGGTGTTATAAACTCACAAGGTTGGGCTCCATGGAGTGGTGGTTTTGCTCTGAGTACACTTTACTATGGTGAATATATGAATGTTGGTGATGGTGCTAATACTAATGGGAGAGTAAATTGGTCTGGTTTTCATGTAATTACAAATCCTTCGGAAGCTGTTAAATTTTCTGTTGGTAACTTCTTGGCTGGTGAGTCTTGGATTTCTGGCAGTGGTGTGCCCTTTGATTCAGGCTTGTGA